A stretch of Spirochaetota bacterium DNA encodes these proteins:
- the map gene encoding type I methionyl aminopeptidase, with protein MLKNTLQLDYMRKSGKLVADVFNHLKTVIKPGVTGLEIDAIVEEMICSRGGRPAFKNYTPHPDMSPFPYSICWSMNEEVIHGFPSNIQVKNGDVISVDMGVDLNGYYGDSAYTFLIGDVDPEIRKMSDCTKKALWEAIQICEPGNYIGDIGKAIEFTINKQYGIVRDFCGHGIGTKLHEKPSIVNYYDPKRKGPKMEIGMVLAIEPMVNLGTEKVKTKEDGWTIVTQDNKVSCHWEHTVAITNNGPVILTDRGDFNF; from the coding sequence ATGCTAAAAAATACTTTGCAATTAGATTATATGCGTAAATCTGGTAAATTAGTAGCGGATGTTTTTAATCATTTGAAAACCGTTATTAAACCAGGAGTTACGGGACTTGAAATTGATGCTATTGTAGAAGAAATGATATGTTCTCGTGGTGGGCGTCCAGCTTTCAAAAATTATACTCCTCATCCTGATATGAGTCCTTTTCCTTATTCTATCTGTTGGTCTATGAATGAGGAAGTTATTCATGGATTTCCATCAAATATTCAGGTTAAAAATGGGGATGTTATTTCTGTTGATATGGGTGTAGATTTGAATGGATATTATGGTGATTCTGCTTATACATTTTTAATAGGTGATGTTGATCCAGAAATTCGTAAGATGTCAGATTGTACAAAAAAAGCTCTTTGGGAAGCAATACAGATTTGTGAACCAGGTAATTATATTGGTGATATCGGTAAAGCAATAGAATTCACCATTAACAAACAATATGGTATTGTCAGAGATTTCTGTGGGCATGGTATAGGTACTAAACTACACGAAAAACCAAGTATTGTAAATTATTATGATCCAAAACGAAAAGGTCCTAAAATGGAAATAGGTATGGTCCTTGCTATAGAACCTATGGTTAATTTAGGTACAGAAAAGGTAAAAACAAAAGAAGATGGTTGGACTATTGTTACACAAGATAATAAAGTATCTTGTCATTGGGAACACACCGTTGCTATTACTAATAATGGTCCTGTGATTTTGACAGATAGAGGCGATTTTAATTTTTAA
- a CDS encoding V-type ATP synthase subunit D has protein sequence MAQKNITPTKSNYITLTEDLILAKEGHGLLEQKREVLVINLTHLVSQIREARTKLDEKLFTIFSQLSLVRLESGSIILDLIVTSIVQDYEVDVLSYSVMGVVAPKLFFTEKLSKNKSVVPMGISGTSPNFDKLLQLTNEIKPLMAEVAYLESTAWKLITEIKKTQRRINALENFVIPDTQDTIKFIKEILEEKDRETLFQIKRIKDKQRKNQALTKENFHDM, from the coding sequence ATGGCACAGAAAAATATAACTCCTACAAAAAGTAATTATATAACACTTACAGAAGATTTGATTTTAGCCAAAGAAGGACACGGACTTTTAGAGCAAAAGCGTGAAGTGTTGGTTATCAATCTAACACACCTTGTTTCTCAAATTAGAGAAGCTCGTACAAAACTTGATGAGAAATTATTTACAATTTTTTCACAATTATCATTAGTGCGTCTTGAAAGTGGGAGTATTATATTAGATTTGATTGTAACTAGTATAGTTCAAGATTATGAAGTAGATGTTTTGTCTTATTCTGTAATGGGCGTTGTTGCACCAAAATTGTTTTTTACAGAAAAACTATCTAAAAATAAATCTGTTGTACCTATGGGTATTTCAGGAACCAGTCCAAATTTTGATAAATTACTGCAGTTGACGAATGAAATCAAACCTTTAATGGCAGAAGTTGCTTATTTAGAAAGTACGGCATGGAAACTAATTACAGAAATCAAAAAAACACAAAGACGAATTAACGCATTAGAAAATTTTGTTATACCTGATACTCAAGATACAATAAAATTTATTAAAGAAATATTAGAAGAAAAAGATAGAGAAACATTATTTCAAATAAAAAGAATTAAAGATAAGCAACGTAAAAATCAAGCTCTTACAAAGGAGAATTTTCATGATATGTAA
- a CDS encoding ATPase encodes MWTLFAIVCLTCLAGVTIHWTRNHVLIPEVVAKSLVGGFTGFFFIILAVVIASIFNISPVYASEATGALILSSEAYGLGFLGAGISVGLACIGTGIATGMSASAAIGAVSEDPKMLGTSLLFVGLSEGIAIYGLIVAIMILGRLG; translated from the coding sequence ATGTGGACTTTATTTGCAATAGTTTGTTTGACTTGTTTGGCTGGAGTGACAATTCATTGGACAAGAAATCATGTGTTGATACCCGAGGTAGTTGCCAAAAGTTTAGTTGGTGGTTTTACAGGGTTCTTTTTTATTATATTAGCGGTTGTTATAGCAAGTATTTTTAATATTTCTCCAGTATATGCTTCAGAAGCTACAGGTGCTCTTATATTATCTTCTGAAGCGTATGGCTTGGGATTTTTAGGAGCTGGTATCTCTGTTGGTTTAGCTTGTATTGGTACAGGTATTGCAACAGGGATGTCGGCCTCTGCAGCTATAGGAGCTGTTAGTGAAGATCCAAAAATGTTAGGTACTAGTTTACTCTTTGTTGGACTTTCAGAGGGTATAGCTATCTATGGATTGATTGTTGCCATTATGATTTTAGGAAGATTAGGATAA
- a CDS encoding V-type ATP synthase subunit F, which yields MKVLALVGEQVSTAFSLAGMETISPSNHQELLEVFDNAIHQKDLALLVISARYAIALKKEIEVVRLSKNTVIILEISSSKGDFNAGEKLMQHIKKAIGQ from the coding sequence ATGAAAGTGTTAGCACTGGTTGGAGAGCAGGTATCTACTGCTTTTAGTTTAGCTGGAATGGAGACGATATCTCCATCTAATCATCAAGAATTATTAGAAGTTTTTGATAATGCTATCCATCAAAAAGACTTAGCTCTTTTGGTAATATCAGCTCGTTATGCAATAGCTTTAAAAAAAGAAATAGAAGTAGTTCGTCTATCAAAAAATACTGTTATTATCCTTGAGATTAGCTCATCTAAAGGTGATTTTAATGCTGGTGAAAAATTAATGCAGCATATAAAAAAAGCAATAGGTCAATAA
- a CDS encoding V-type ATP synthase subunit B, translating into MDLKIKKSYKGLKSLNGPLMVLKSIPDISFGELAEVTLKDGSTKLAVVIEVNKESIILQLYGHTAGIEPDTTQIKFLQQTFQMGVSEKMLGRVFDGLGAPIDGIRMPDAEEYRDINGEPLNPVEREYPHDFIQTGISAIDVMNTLVRGQKLPIFSSAGLPHNQLAAQLTAQAKSKSGNPFVVVFAAMGIRHDDATYFIDSFKETGALNTTALFLNYADDPAIERLVTPRVALTLAEFLAYDKGMDVLVILTDMTAYAEALREIAAARGEVPSRKGFPGYMYSDFSTIYERAGRVKGKDGSVTQVPILTMPGDDITHPIPDLTGYITEGQIVLDRNLNGQNILPPINLMPSLSRLMKDAIGEGLTRDDHPKLFMQLYASYSKSLEVRAIAAIVSEDEMSHLDRLYLKFGREFENVFINQSFHVNRSIEESLNLAWEILSIFPKSELTNISTKDLIRYYKGSNDD; encoded by the coding sequence ATGGATTTAAAAATTAAAAAATCTTATAAAGGCTTGAAATCACTTAATGGTCCTTTGATGGTACTAAAATCTATTCCTGATATTTCTTTTGGTGAATTAGCTGAAGTTACTTTAAAAGATGGGTCTACAAAACTAGCTGTCGTTATTGAAGTAAATAAAGAATCTATTATATTGCAATTATATGGACATACAGCAGGTATTGAACCAGATACGACACAAATCAAATTTTTACAACAAACTTTTCAAATGGGCGTTTCTGAAAAAATGTTGGGTAGAGTATTTGATGGTTTAGGAGCTCCTATTGATGGAATTCGTATGCCTGATGCAGAAGAATACAGAGATATTAATGGTGAACCTTTAAATCCTGTCGAAAGAGAATATCCACATGATTTTATTCAAACAGGTATTTCAGCAATTGATGTCATGAACACTCTAGTTCGGGGACAAAAATTACCTATTTTTTCTAGTGCAGGTCTTCCTCACAATCAGCTAGCAGCACAATTAACAGCTCAAGCAAAATCAAAAAGTGGAAATCCTTTTGTCGTAGTATTTGCAGCTATGGGTATCAGACACGATGATGCAACTTATTTTATTGATTCGTTCAAAGAAACAGGAGCTCTTAATACAACAGCATTATTTTTGAATTATGCAGATGATCCCGCTATAGAAAGATTAGTTACTCCAAGAGTAGCATTAACTTTGGCAGAATTTTTAGCTTATGATAAAGGAATGGATGTGTTAGTGATTCTTACTGATATGACAGCCTATGCTGAGGCATTAAGAGAAATAGCAGCAGCTCGTGGCGAAGTTCCTTCTCGTAAAGGATTTCCAGGTTATATGTATTCTGATTTTTCTACGATTTATGAAAGAGCTGGTAGGGTAAAAGGGAAAGACGGATCTGTTACCCAAGTACCTATTTTAACAATGCCTGGTGATGACATCACACACCCAATTCCTGATTTAACAGGTTATATTACAGAAGGGCAAATTGTATTAGATAGAAACTTAAATGGTCAAAATATTCTACCTCCTATTAATTTGATGCCATCTTTATCTCGATTAATGAAAGATGCTATCGGTGAAGGATTGACTAGAGATGATCATCCAAAATTATTTATGCAATTATATGCCTCCTATTCAAAATCTTTAGAAGTTCGTGCTATTGCAGCTATTGTATCAGAGGATGAAATGTCTCATTTAGATCGTTTATATTTGAAATTTGGGAGAGAATTTGAAAATGTATTTATTAATCAAAGTTTTCATGTAAATAGATCTATTGAAGAAAGTTTGAATCTTGCATGGGAAATTTTATCTATTTTTCCTAAAAGTGAATTGACAAATATAAGTACTAAAGATCTAATTCGTTACTACAAAGGTAGTAATGATGATTAA
- a CDS encoding universal stress protein: MICKIFVPITGSDESKFSIDKAVEIAASLNAKIVAINVLDQDSLAKLQRYKIFIEEESDVFGESLRRDAEKYLKYAQNIADSFHVAIETVLLEGEPYTEIYKFIKNDPSSQKFVMITSTKNSDSFIESFGVLEKKLLRSGLSIMIAGDK; this comes from the coding sequence ATGATATGTAAAATATTTGTTCCTATTACAGGATCTGATGAAAGTAAATTTTCTATTGATAAAGCAGTAGAAATAGCAGCTTCTCTTAATGCAAAAATTGTTGCTATAAATGTACTAGATCAAGACTCTTTAGCAAAATTACAACGTTATAAAATTTTTATAGAAGAAGAATCAGATGTTTTTGGTGAAAGTCTTAGACGAGATGCTGAAAAATATCTTAAATATGCACAAAATATAGCAGATTCTTTTCATGTAGCTATAGAAACAGTTCTATTAGAGGGAGAACCTTATACTGAGATTTATAAGTTCATAAAAAATGATCCATCTAGTCAAAAGTTTGTTATGATTACTTCTACTAAAAATAGTGATAGTTTTATAGAATCATTTGGAGTCTTAGAAAAGAAATTATTACGCTCAGGTTTATCTATTATGATTGCAGGAGATAAGTAA
- a CDS encoding V-type ATP synthase subunit A gives MKLIGKITRINGPLVTMEVLDIIQLMEMVYVSHLKLIGEILSIEEKSAVIQVYEATEGLKLDDVVYGSGLPLSVELGPGLLSQIFDGIQRPLKSIAKESKSIFLKRGIYVSPLDKSKKWDFTPKISVNDKLDKGAIIGTVPETELVLHSVMIPPNMSGTVKSIVSAGEYTVDEVIGTLEDEHGTIHELKLAHRWPVKLARPYKTRYLPTEPLITGQRIVDIFFPVAKGGAVAIPGGFGTGKTITQHQLAKWSDAKIVVYVGCGERGNEITEVLEEFPQLIDPHTGRPLFDRTVMIANTSNMPVTAREASIYTGITIAEYYRDMGYDVAVMADSSSRWAEALRELSGRLEEIPAEEGFPAYLGSKLASFYERAGNVQVQSGMNGSVTMIAAVSPPGGDFSEPVTQNTKRFVRAFWQLDKALASARHYPSINWIHSYSEYVDYVSAWWIKNIDVDAITIRQEAYNLLLREEKLQKIVKLIGPDALPDSERLVLEVAHMLKEGFLKQNAYDDVDMYTVPKKQIAILKLIILFYKETESIIQMGAPIFEIRALQCFPMIIRARLDIKNDELDQFDKLSLLITDELNSLRLKYDRAIKGAN, from the coding sequence GTGAAATTAATAGGAAAAATCACTCGTATCAATGGACCTCTTGTAACAATGGAAGTCCTTGATATTATCCAATTAATGGAAATGGTTTATGTTTCTCATCTCAAATTAATTGGTGAAATTTTAAGTATTGAAGAAAAATCTGCTGTTATTCAAGTATATGAAGCAACAGAAGGTCTAAAATTAGACGATGTTGTCTATGGATCAGGCTTACCTTTATCTGTAGAATTAGGACCTGGATTATTATCTCAAATATTTGATGGTATCCAACGACCTTTAAAATCAATTGCAAAAGAATCAAAAAGTATTTTCTTAAAAAGAGGGATCTATGTGTCACCTCTTGATAAAAGTAAAAAATGGGACTTTACTCCTAAAATATCTGTAAATGACAAACTAGATAAAGGGGCTATTATAGGAACAGTACCAGAAACAGAATTGGTATTACATAGTGTTATGATCCCACCAAATATGTCAGGAACAGTAAAATCTATTGTAAGTGCTGGTGAGTATACGGTAGATGAAGTTATTGGAACATTAGAGGATGAGCATGGGACTATTCACGAACTCAAATTAGCCCATCGGTGGCCTGTAAAATTAGCAAGACCTTATAAAACAAGATATTTGCCTACAGAACCATTAATTACAGGACAAAGAATTGTCGATATTTTCTTTCCTGTGGCAAAGGGTGGAGCTGTTGCAATTCCTGGTGGATTTGGCACAGGTAAAACAATTACTCAACATCAATTAGCTAAATGGTCTGATGCTAAAATTGTTGTTTATGTAGGGTGTGGAGAGCGTGGAAATGAAATTACGGAAGTATTAGAAGAATTCCCCCAATTAATAGACCCACATACTGGAAGACCACTTTTTGATAGAACAGTAATGATAGCAAATACTTCGAATATGCCTGTAACAGCTCGTGAGGCTTCAATTTATACAGGTATTACTATTGCTGAATATTATCGTGATATGGGTTATGATGTAGCTGTAATGGCCGATTCATCATCTCGTTGGGCTGAAGCATTGAGAGAATTGTCAGGACGCTTAGAAGAAATTCCTGCAGAAGAAGGTTTTCCAGCATATCTAGGCTCTAAATTAGCATCATTTTATGAAAGAGCGGGAAATGTTCAAGTGCAAAGTGGTATGAATGGATCAGTAACAATGATTGCTGCGGTATCACCTCCTGGAGGAGATTTCTCTGAACCTGTTACTCAAAACACAAAACGTTTTGTTCGTGCTTTTTGGCAATTAGACAAAGCTTTGGCATCAGCAAGACACTATCCTTCTATTAATTGGATTCATAGTTATAGTGAATATGTAGATTATGTATCTGCTTGGTGGATAAAGAATATAGATGTAGATGCAATAACGATAAGGCAAGAGGCGTATAATTTGTTATTACGGGAAGAAAAATTACAAAAAATTGTAAAATTAATAGGTCCTGATGCTTTGCCAGATAGTGAACGACTAGTACTTGAAGTAGCTCATATGCTCAAAGAAGGATTTCTCAAACAAAACGCCTACGATGATGTAGATATGTATACTGTTCCTAAAAAACAAATTGCTATTCTTAAATTAATTATATTGTTTTATAAAGAGACAGAATCTATTATTCAAATGGGTGCTCCTATTTTTGAAATTCGTGCATTACAATGTTTTCCTATGATTATCCGTGCACGCTTAGATATTAAAAATGATGAGCTTGATCAATTTGATAAACTCTCTCTATTAATAACAGATGAACTTAATAGTTTGCGTTTAAAATATGATAGAGCTATTAAGGGAGCAAACTGA
- a CDS encoding polymer-forming cytoskeletal protein, translating into MSKDIIPNSLIGEGAEFKGNFKVAGSFRIDGYFEGKLTVNDHLFISPIGKLKTDTVYTKTIAIAGIFMGNVDASEEVQLLSSGRVLGNIKAPKLIMEPGVVVQGSIDITGSKSQQLNSIVESTFKSQNEQIIVKKIEKNEDEDKNIVSAEN; encoded by the coding sequence ATGAGTAAAGATATCATACCTAATAGTTTAATAGGTGAAGGTGCTGAATTTAAAGGTAATTTTAAAGTTGCAGGATCTTTTCGTATTGATGGATATTTTGAAGGAAAATTAACAGTAAATGATCACTTATTTATTAGTCCAATTGGTAAATTAAAAACCGATACAGTATACACTAAAACAATTGCTATTGCTGGAATTTTTATGGGTAATGTGGATGCTTCTGAAGAAGTTCAATTATTATCATCAGGTAGAGTTTTGGGAAATATTAAAGCTCCAAAATTGATTATGGAACCAGGTGTTGTTGTACAAGGCAGTATTGATATTACAGGTTCTAAGTCACAACAACTTAATTCAATAGTAGAATCGACTTTTAAAAGTCAAAATGAACAAATCATTGTAAAAAAAATTGAAAAAAACGAAGATGAAGATAAAAACATAGTATCTGCTGAAAATTAA
- the recJ gene encoding single-stranded-DNA-specific exonuclease RecJ, translating to MPFFEWNLRRSDVPLHHDIKNALFLPEFILNIAKNRGFDSYPTMMDFTYPKLLSLPSPFALIDIDKSVVRIQKAIANKEKILIFGDKDADGVTSTAIIYRIINRFQGDISFKVPEGDDHYGMSKAAIDQAKTQNITLIITVDCGITAVEECRYATELGIDVIITDHHEPLDTLPTAFALVNPKLNNYPFPYLAGAGVALKLAQALSESYLLDDYNQELVFFDIETTGLDPEQDDIIEIAAVISKNGIIIKEYQCLIQTEKILEPIIIEVTNITQKMLQENGIPIVEALTNFLDFIGDRPIIGHNIIGFDMKFLQIQLQKYFNKQITNTPIDTLPMARVMFKQLKSHKLLTVGEHLGIYVDRTKLHRALNDVILNAEVYRRMSLTRSRPIQQILSELLPLAAIGTVADIMPLINENRNIVRVGTEQENIKLTTTGLITLLRRLKIMDSLNAKAIGWTLGPIINSPGRLGQASLVVELLITNSIHKANELVEQLIQKDQERKELITSLEEEIVRSTNLDDILTKKHVFIMSNNISRGLTGLIATKLTNQFQVPIIIVALSSDEETASGSVRSTGAFDVINFLQNSSHLFSQFGGHKAAGGFVISQENIPEFKDNITKYMTNWTSTNLKNPLEIDIELTDLSSLNIKNINYLQTLFNPIGSKNPFPNFLIKNVTLIEAKYIGKNKEHMTFIFQKDKTPFNVIAWGFSKRWEELKNHTSFDIVGIPEINDWNNTQEVRLQLIDIDGK from the coding sequence ATGCCTTTTTTTGAATGGAACCTTCGTCGCTCAGATGTACCATTACATCATGATATTAAGAATGCTCTTTTTCTTCCAGAATTTATACTTAACATTGCTAAAAATCGAGGTTTTGATAGCTACCCTACCATGATGGATTTTACCTATCCAAAATTACTATCTTTACCATCCCCTTTTGCGTTAATAGATATAGATAAATCTGTCGTACGCATACAAAAAGCAATTGCAAATAAAGAAAAAATTCTTATCTTCGGCGACAAAGATGCAGATGGAGTGACATCTACAGCTATTATATATCGTATTATAAATCGTTTTCAGGGTGATATTTCTTTTAAAGTACCAGAAGGTGATGATCATTATGGAATGTCAAAAGCAGCAATTGATCAAGCAAAAACTCAAAATATTACTCTTATTATTACTGTAGACTGTGGTATTACAGCAGTAGAAGAGTGTCGTTATGCTACAGAATTGGGGATTGATGTTATTATCACTGATCATCACGAGCCTTTAGATACTCTTCCTACAGCATTTGCTCTTGTTAATCCAAAATTAAATAATTATCCTTTTCCTTATCTTGCTGGAGCAGGAGTTGCATTAAAATTAGCTCAAGCTCTTAGTGAATCTTATTTATTAGATGATTATAATCAAGAACTTGTTTTTTTTGATATTGAAACTACAGGACTTGATCCAGAACAAGATGATATCATAGAAATTGCAGCTGTTATTTCCAAAAATGGTATTATAATAAAAGAATATCAATGTCTTATTCAAACAGAAAAAATACTAGAGCCTATAATAATAGAAGTTACGAATATTACTCAAAAAATGCTACAAGAAAACGGAATTCCTATAGTAGAAGCTCTTACTAATTTTCTTGATTTTATTGGTGATAGACCTATTATTGGACATAATATTATTGGATTTGATATGAAATTTCTTCAAATTCAATTACAAAAATATTTCAACAAACAAATCACTAACACACCTATTGATACTTTACCTATGGCTCGTGTAATGTTCAAACAACTTAAATCTCACAAACTTCTTACGGTCGGTGAACATCTTGGAATTTATGTAGATCGTACTAAATTACATAGAGCATTGAATGATGTTATTTTGAATGCTGAAGTATACAGACGCATGTCTCTCACTCGCTCTCGTCCTATTCAACAAATTTTATCAGAGTTGCTTCCTTTAGCTGCTATTGGAACTGTCGCTGATATCATGCCTCTTATTAATGAAAATCGTAATATTGTTCGTGTAGGTACAGAACAAGAAAATATCAAACTTACTACTACTGGACTTATCACTCTACTTCGTCGTTTAAAAATTATGGATTCTCTCAATGCAAAAGCAATAGGTTGGACTTTAGGTCCTATTATTAATTCACCTGGGCGTTTGGGTCAAGCTAGTCTTGTGGTAGAATTATTAATTACTAATAGTATTCACAAAGCAAATGAACTTGTTGAACAACTTATTCAAAAAGATCAAGAGCGTAAAGAATTAATAACATCTCTTGAAGAAGAAATTGTCAGATCTACCAATCTTGATGATATTCTTACAAAAAAACATGTGTTTATTATGTCTAATAATATTAGTCGTGGATTGACAGGACTTATTGCTACCAAATTAACAAATCAATTCCAAGTCCCCATAATTATTGTAGCATTGTCATCAGATGAAGAAACAGCTTCTGGTTCTGTACGCTCTACAGGTGCTTTTGATGTAATCAATTTTTTACAAAACTCTAGTCATTTATTTTCTCAATTTGGTGGGCATAAAGCTGCTGGGGGATTCGTTATTTCTCAAGAGAATATTCCTGAATTCAAAGATAATATTACTAAATATATGACAAATTGGACTTCAACTAATCTGAAAAATCCTTTAGAAATCGATATAGAACTTACTGATTTATCTTCCTTAAATATTAAAAATATTAACTATCTTCAAACATTATTTAATCCTATTGGAAGTAAAAATCCATTTCCAAATTTTTTAATCAAAAATGTTACTCTCATCGAAGCGAAGTATATAGGCAAAAATAAAGAACATATGACTTTTATTTTCCAAAAAGATAAAACTCCTTTCAATGTTATTGCATGGGGATTTAGCAAGCGATGGGAAGAGTTGAAAAACCATACTTCTTTTGATATTGTTGGAATTCCAGAGATTAATGATTGGAATAATACTCAAGAAGTACGACTACAGTTGATAGATATTGATGGAAAATAA
- a CDS encoding DMT family transporter: MSKKILGTLLLHTAAFLWGFSFIPQKILITTGFPPFYTTAFRFSFILLIFFHFKKQIKFTKYTIFYGFILGSMLVLSFITQTIGLIDLDASISAFITNSSVVLIPIFGALFFRKTINKYNIFAIICTIIGVFIFNFQKGIVFTWSPSILITLLCSLGFTFHIIFSNYFLEKGESPITLHFLQSVFVALLSWIFAFHFEVFPTNWNLTNIASLLYLGIFASIISYGLQLLGQHLTKDTLKVGLITSLEPAWAFVFALLSLGETITLHKILGISFISCGIMFCEWEAIKKILLKNNISEDNYEKQIL; this comes from the coding sequence ATGTCTAAAAAAATTTTGGGTACTTTATTATTACATACTGCTGCATTTCTATGGGGATTTTCTTTTATCCCTCAAAAAATTCTTATAACAACAGGATTTCCTCCATTTTATACTACTGCATTTAGATTTTCGTTTATTTTATTGATATTTTTTCACTTTAAAAAACAAATAAAATTTACTAAATATACTATATTCTATGGATTTATTTTAGGAAGTATGTTGGTACTTTCTTTTATAACCCAAACAATTGGGCTTATAGATTTAGACGCTAGTATAAGTGCTTTTATTACAAACAGTAGTGTAGTACTAATTCCTATTTTTGGAGCTTTATTTTTTAGAAAAACTATTAATAAATATAATATTTTTGCTATTATTTGTACAATTATTGGAGTTTTTATTTTTAATTTTCAAAAAGGTATTGTATTCACTTGGTCTCCCAGTATTTTAATAACCTTGTTGTGTTCTTTAGGATTTACCTTTCATATTATTTTTTCTAATTATTTTTTAGAAAAAGGTGAATCACCTATCACCCTTCATTTTTTACAATCTGTATTTGTAGCTCTATTATCTTGGATATTTGCTTTTCATTTTGAAGTTTTCCCCACTAATTGGAATTTAACTAACATTGCATCCTTGTTATATTTGGGAATATTTGCCTCTATTATTAGTTATGGGCTACAATTACTAGGACAACACTTGACCAAAGACACTCTCAAAGTAGGATTAATTACTTCACTAGAACCTGCATGGGCTTTTGTTTTTGCACTACTAAGCTTAGGGGAAACTATCACTCTTCACAAAATTTTAGGAATTTCATTTATTTCTTGTGGTATTATGTTTTGTGAATGGGAAGCTATCAAAAAAATTCTATTAAAAAATAACATTTCAGAGGATAATTATGAAAAACAAATACTCTAG
- a CDS encoding HAD family hydrolase: MKNKYSSIIFDLDGTLLNSEKRNALGLLNVLHNKANKTELTIDDITPKMKRSSISILQDFGVPEEEMGEYLNAWINAVYEESQKPIELFQGVFELLEELNKQSITCGIVSSKSRDIYNIEKEYLNIHDFFTHIVLADDTPYHKPHPAPLLEYLNLSSHQAHDCIYIGDSYSDLICAKDSGINFGLAVWGSSSLFEQEDNILRFNTPQDILDII; this comes from the coding sequence ATGAAAAACAAATACTCTAGTATCATTTTTGATCTTGATGGAACACTACTTAATAGTGAAAAAAGAAACGCCCTAGGATTGTTAAATGTTTTACATAACAAAGCTAATAAAACAGAATTAACAATAGATGATATTACTCCCAAAATGAAGCGTTCTAGCATTTCTATTTTACAAGATTTTGGTGTTCCAGAAGAAGAGATGGGTGAATATTTGAATGCTTGGATTAATGCTGTTTATGAAGAATCCCAAAAACCTATAGAATTGTTTCAAGGTGTTTTTGAATTATTAGAAGAACTGAACAAACAATCTATCACTTGCGGTATTGTGAGTTCTAAGAGTAGAGATATTTATAATATAGAGAAAGAATATCTCAATATCCATGATTTTTTCACTCATATTGTATTAGCAGATGACACCCCTTACCACAAACCACACCCAGCACCACTATTAGAATATCTTAACTTGTCTTCCCATCAAGCTCACGACTGTATATATATAGGCGATTCTTATTCAGATTTGATTTGTGCTAAAGATAGTGGTATTAATTTTGGTTTAGCAGTTTGGGGATCAAGCTCTTTATTTGAACAGGAAGATAATATTTTGAGATTTAATACTCCTCAAGATATCTTGGATATTATTTAA